From Phoenix dactylifera cultivar Barhee BC4 unplaced genomic scaffold, palm_55x_up_171113_PBpolish2nd_filt_p 000397F, whole genome shotgun sequence, a single genomic window includes:
- the LOC120105921 gene encoding probable lysophospholipase BODYGUARD 3: protein MGGGGSARFAVAVVGRVVNDVVSFVVFTVLDLLDVMLCLVYKLVDYAMEAEWKPCYCCSSPKDMIASSGQILVSEKGGSKVVRLSSTKLQLEDISDTLYSRPSLVSDVSRTTVQELRRIKMERRGNRRPAAGLRSAGGVRSASSNTTTFTINSTIIQMLQGKIGGDASCPVPRWSDCDCPTCTSWSSPSGSRDSLLFVHADGPKDGGVAEEDVLFIHGFISSSSFWTETVFPNFSDEARARYRLFAVDLLGFGRSPKPADSLYTLREHVEMIERSVLERYKVRSFHIVAHSLGSILALALAVKYPGAVKSLTLLAPPYFPVPKGEKGTQFVLRRVAPRRVWPAIAFGASVACWYEHISRTVCLVVCKNHRLWELAFKFVTRNRIRTFLMDGFFCHTHNAAWHTLHNIICGSAGKIDGYLDAVRDQLSCDVTVIHGRDDELLPLSCSYDVRCKIPRAHVKVVDNKDHITIVVGRQKAFARELEEIWMNTRR from the exons ATGGGAGGTGGTGGGTCGGCGAGATTTGCGGTGGCGGTAGTCGGTCGAGTGGTGAACGACGTCGTGAGCTTCGTCGTGTTCACCGTTCTGGATTTGCTTGACGTAATGCTGTGTCTTGTTTATAAGCTGGTGGACTACGCCATGGAGGCCGAGTGGAAGCCCTGCTACTGCTGCTCCTCCCCCAAGGACATGATCGCCAGCAGCGGCCAGATTCTCGTGTCGGAGAAAGGCGGCTCGAAAGTAGTCCGCCTCTCCTCCACCAAGCTCCAGCTGGAGGACATCTCGGACACCTTGTACTCCCGGCCGTCCCTCGTCTCCGATGTCTCCCGGACGACAGTGCAAGAGCTCCGAAGGATTAAAATGGAGCGACGAGGCAACCGGCGTCCTGCGGCGGGCTTACGGAGCGCAGGCGGTGTTAGATCTGCATCGTCGAACACCACGACGTTCACCATCAACTCCACCATCATCCAGATGCTCCAGGGAAAGATCGGTGGCGACGCGTCGTGCCCCGTGCCACGGTGGTCCGACTGCGACTGCCCGACTTGCACCTCCTGGAGCTCCCCCTCCGGCTCCCGCGACTCCCTCCTCTTCGTCCACGCCGACGGCCCCAAAG ATGGAggggtggcggaggaggacgtGCTGTTCATACATGGATTCATATCGTCGTCGTCGTTCTGGACGGAGACGGTGTTCCCGAACTTCTCCGACGAGGCGAGGGCGCGGTACCGGCTGTTCGCGGTGGACCTGCTGGGGTTCGGGCGGAGCCCGAAGCCGGCTGACTCGCTGTACACGCTCAGAGAGCACGTCGAGATGATCGAGCGTTCGGTGCTGGAGCGCTACAAGGTCCGGTCCTTCCACATTGTCGCCCACTCCCTCGGCTCCATCCTCGCCCTCGCCCTCGCTGTCAAGTACCCCGGCGCAGTCAAATCCCTGACCCTCCTCGCCCCG CCTTATTTTCCGGTGCCCAAGGGGGAGAAAGGGACGCAGTTCGTGCTGCGGCGGGTGGCGCCGCGGCGGGTGTGGCCGGCGATAGCTTTCGGGGCGTCGGTGGCGTGCTGGTACGAGCACATCAGCCGGACGGTGTGCCTGGTGGTGTGCAAGAACCACCGGTTGTGGGAGCTCGCCTTCAAGTTCGTCACCCGCAACAG GATTAGGACCTTCTTGATGGATGGCTTCTTCTGCCACACCCATAATGCTGCATGGCACACTCTACATAACATTATTTGTGGAAGCGCTGGAAAGATTGATGGTTATCTTGATGCAGTCAGAGATCAGCTTAGCTGTGATGTAACAGTGATCCATGGGAGGGACGACGAGCTCCTTCCACTTAGTTGTAGTTATGATGTCCGGTGCAAGATTCCTCGAGCTCATGTTAAGGTTGTTGACAACAAGGACCACATCACCATTGTCGTTGGCCGGCAGAAGGCTTTTGCCCGAGAGCTTGAGGAGATATGGATGAACACAAGACGCTGA